A genomic window from Acidobacteriota bacterium includes:
- a CDS encoding DUF1552 domain-containing protein: protein MTLTNKSLPRRTVLRGIGATLALPFLDAMAPAVSRARPAAKPVPRFQAFYVPNGMAMPYWTPKGEGTDFEVSPILEPLAPFRDQMIVLSGLNASWNYIHAGASGSFLTGMTQGGRNETEILGEVSMDQLLARHFARETQVASLAVALDRPNNAGACTGNLSCVYTHTISWRSKTQPLPMEWNPRAVFETLFGDSGSTDREARQARMRQHKSLLDAVTGKLADLKRELGVHDQVKLDEYTESVRDVERRIQRAEEQSDLELPEMRQPQGAPPAFEDHLELMLDLQLLAFQSDLTRVITFMIGKEQSARPYPQIGVPEAHHPLSHHNNLPELVAHMSKINRYHAELFSKYVAKLRATPDGDGTLLDHTTIMYGTGLSNSTRHSGDNLPIMLIGGGAGRLPSGRHIRYGNEPSLANLLLTLMDKMDVPVDRVGGSTGRLPLDTLSDL, encoded by the coding sequence ATGACCTTGACCAACAAGTCGTTGCCACGGCGAACCGTTCTCAGAGGAATCGGCGCGACGCTGGCGCTGCCGTTCCTCGACGCGATGGCCCCGGCCGTGTCGCGGGCGCGGCCCGCCGCGAAGCCGGTGCCCCGCTTCCAGGCGTTCTACGTCCCGAACGGGATGGCGATGCCGTACTGGACGCCGAAGGGAGAAGGGACGGACTTCGAGGTCTCGCCCATCCTCGAGCCCCTCGCCCCCTTCCGCGACCAGATGATCGTGCTCTCCGGACTCAATGCGAGCTGGAACTACATCCATGCCGGCGCTTCCGGGTCGTTCCTGACCGGCATGACGCAGGGCGGCCGCAACGAGACCGAGATCCTCGGCGAGGTCTCGATGGACCAGTTGCTGGCCCGGCACTTCGCCCGCGAGACGCAGGTGGCGTCGCTCGCGGTGGCGTTGGACCGGCCGAACAACGCCGGGGCCTGCACCGGCAATCTGAGCTGTGTCTACACCCACACGATCTCGTGGCGCAGCAAGACCCAGCCGCTGCCGATGGAGTGGAATCCCCGCGCCGTCTTCGAGACCCTCTTCGGCGACAGCGGCAGCACCGACCGGGAGGCGCGGCAGGCGCGCATGCGCCAGCACAAGAGCCTGCTCGACGCGGTGACCGGCAAGCTCGCCGACCTGAAGCGCGAGCTCGGCGTGCACGATCAGGTCAAGCTGGACGAGTACACCGAGTCGGTGCGCGACGTCGAGCGGCGGATCCAGCGGGCGGAGGAACAGAGCGACCTGGAGTTGCCGGAGATGCGCCAGCCGCAGGGCGCGCCGCCGGCCTTCGAGGATCACCTGGAGCTGATGCTCGACCTGCAGCTCCTCGCGTTCCAGTCGGACCTGACGCGTGTCATCACCTTCATGATCGGCAAGGAGCAGAGCGCGCGCCCCTACCCGCAGATCGGGGTCCCGGAGGCGCACCACCCGCTCTCGCACCACAACAACCTGCCCGAGCTGGTCGCCCACATGTCGAAGATCAACCGCTACCACGCGGAGCTGTTCTCGAAGTACGTGGCGAAGCTGCGGGCGACCCCGGACGGCGACGGGACGCTGCTCGACCACACGACCATCATGTACGGGACGGGCCTGTCGAACAGCACGCGGCACTCCGGCGACAACCTGCCGATCATGCTGATCGGCGGCGGCGCCGGCCGACTGCCCAGCGGGCGGCACATCCGCTACGGGAACGAGCCGTCGCTGGCCAACCTGCTGCTCACGCTGATGGACAAGATGGACGTCCCGGTGGACCGGGTCGGCGGCAGCACCGGGCGTCTGCCGCTGGATACCCTTTCCGACCTGTAG
- a CDS encoding DUF1592 domain-containing protein: protein MRCSSTPVTRATTTSATSCWSTGTWRGRPRRKSSEWRMTLHERWGLGDRARSRGQGRPPSRHDEGRRHMTFQARRGRNHRRAPRPRRAAWRSVASWMIAAVVAGGVAGGSSAVVEAAGGAAAGEPAAGAPQRAGAPSLPQASAGRNPEPRSVFRRYCIGCHNDRLRTSGLSIAALDVENVAADADTWEKVATRLRAGSMPPPGRPRPDDETYRHVAGWLESELDRAWAANPYPGRINAIHRINRTEYRNAIRDLLALDVDVESLLPGDETADGSFDNFADVLGLSTAHIERYLSVARQVTRLATGLPPPSPGADTFEISIHIVQDTRQGDDLPLGSRGGVAVPYQFPVDGVYRVKVLLRRQYQDYLMGMGWPQWLDVRVDGRLVKRFTVGGNVPGRPVAASYAGDGEPGFAGAVEWEEFMQRTGDANLEVDVPVEAGPHVVGVSFVRQLWEPEGLPQPLQRGRVLTNDQIYMGYAAVRSVEIGGPYLVADTMAETPSRRAIFTCEPSGAGEERACAEEILSSIARRAFRRPVTDAEVDSLLRFFDEGRAAGSFEAGIQFGLERILVDPDFLVRVYRDPIDLDRTAYALSDLELASRLSFFLWSSIPDEQLLQLAEAGRLSDPAVLERQVRRMLADPRATAAIVEDFAAQWLNLRRVGEVVVDPVRYPHYDESLLDAFEEEVIRFVASTLTEDRSVHDLLDADYTFVNERLARHYGLPGIYGNRFRRVTWPDTARRGGLLAAGALLATTSYPDRTSPVLRGKWLVDNIFGLPVPAPPAGVNTDLEETPGEVPATIRERLARHRESPTCASCHAVIDPLGFALENFDVIGGWRDVDEQGRPIDSMGTTTGGVALDGLPGLRALLLDDPEQFPRTLTEKLLSYALGRRLEHYDRPAVRQIVRDAAAAEYRWSAIITGIVRSPQFTMRAGPAATAN, encoded by the coding sequence ATGAGATGTTCGAGTACGCCTGTCACGAGGGCAACTACGACGTCGGCAACATCCTGCTGGTCAACCGGAACCTGGAGAGGCAGGCCGCGGCGCAAGAGCAGTGAATGGCGGATGACCTTGCACGAACGATGGGGACTCGGCGACCGGGCGCGATCCCGCGGGCAGGGGCGCCCGCCGTCGAGGCATGACGAGGGGCGGAGGCACATGACGTTCCAAGCGCGGCGCGGACGGAATCACCGGCGTGCGCCAAGACCGCGCCGAGCCGCGTGGCGCTCGGTCGCCTCGTGGATGATCGCCGCCGTCGTGGCCGGCGGGGTCGCGGGCGGGTCCTCCGCGGTGGTCGAGGCGGCCGGAGGAGCGGCGGCCGGCGAACCGGCGGCCGGCGCGCCGCAACGTGCCGGAGCGCCTTCCCTGCCGCAGGCCTCCGCCGGCCGGAACCCGGAGCCGCGAAGCGTGTTCCGTCGGTACTGCATCGGTTGCCACAACGACCGGCTGCGGACGTCCGGTCTCTCCATCGCGGCGCTCGACGTGGAGAACGTCGCGGCCGACGCGGACACGTGGGAGAAGGTGGCGACCCGGCTGCGGGCCGGCTCGATGCCGCCTCCCGGACGTCCGCGGCCGGACGACGAGACCTACCGGCACGTGGCGGGATGGTTGGAGTCCGAGCTGGACCGCGCCTGGGCCGCCAACCCCTACCCGGGACGGATCAACGCCATCCACCGCATCAACCGCACGGAGTACCGCAACGCCATCCGCGACCTGCTCGCGCTCGACGTCGACGTCGAGTCGCTGCTGCCGGGCGACGAGACCGCCGACGGCAGCTTCGACAACTTCGCCGACGTTCTCGGGTTGTCGACCGCGCACATCGAGCGGTATCTGTCCGTCGCGCGGCAGGTGACCCGGCTGGCGACGGGACTCCCGCCGCCGAGCCCGGGCGCCGACACGTTCGAGATCTCCATCCATATCGTGCAGGACACGCGGCAGGGGGACGACCTGCCGCTGGGGTCGCGCGGCGGGGTCGCCGTCCCGTACCAGTTCCCGGTCGACGGCGTGTACCGCGTCAAGGTGCTGCTCCGCCGCCAGTACCAGGACTACCTGATGGGGATGGGCTGGCCGCAGTGGCTCGACGTGCGGGTGGACGGCCGGTTGGTGAAGCGCTTCACGGTGGGCGGCAACGTGCCGGGCCGGCCGGTGGCCGCGAGCTACGCCGGTGACGGCGAGCCGGGCTTCGCGGGCGCCGTCGAGTGGGAAGAGTTCATGCAGCGCACCGGCGACGCCAATCTCGAGGTGGACGTGCCGGTAGAGGCGGGTCCGCACGTCGTCGGGGTGTCGTTCGTCCGCCAGTTGTGGGAGCCGGAGGGGCTGCCCCAGCCGCTGCAGCGCGGCCGCGTGCTGACGAACGACCAGATCTACATGGGCTACGCGGCGGTGCGCTCAGTCGAGATCGGCGGGCCCTACCTGGTGGCGGACACGATGGCCGAAACGCCGAGCCGGCGGGCCATCTTCACCTGCGAGCCGAGCGGCGCCGGTGAGGAGCGCGCCTGCGCCGAGGAGATCCTGTCGTCGATCGCCCGCCGCGCGTTCCGGCGGCCGGTGACGGACGCCGAGGTCGACTCCCTGCTGCGGTTCTTCGACGAGGGGCGGGCGGCGGGCAGCTTCGAGGCGGGCATTCAGTTCGGACTCGAGCGGATCCTGGTCGATCCCGACTTTCTCGTGCGCGTCTACCGCGATCCGATAGACCTGGATCGGACGGCGTATGCGCTGAGCGACCTCGAGCTGGCCTCGCGCCTGTCGTTCTTCCTCTGGAGCAGCATTCCCGACGAACAGCTCCTGCAGCTCGCCGAGGCGGGCCGCCTGAGCGACCCCGCCGTTCTGGAGCGGCAGGTGCGGCGCATGCTGGCCGACCCGCGCGCCACGGCCGCCATCGTCGAGGACTTCGCGGCGCAGTGGCTCAACCTGCGGCGCGTCGGAGAGGTCGTCGTCGACCCCGTCCGGTACCCGCACTACGACGAGAGCCTGCTCGACGCGTTCGAGGAGGAGGTCATCCGGTTCGTGGCGAGCACGCTGACCGAGGACCGCAGCGTGCACGATCTGCTCGACGCCGACTACACCTTCGTCAACGAGCGGCTCGCACGCCACTACGGGCTGCCCGGCATCTACGGCAACCGGTTCCGGCGGGTGACGTGGCCGGACACGGCACGGCGCGGGGGGCTGCTCGCGGCGGGCGCGCTGCTCGCCACGACGTCGTACCCGGACCGGACCTCTCCGGTACTGCGCGGCAAGTGGCTCGTGGACAACATCTTCGGGTTGCCGGTGCCGGCGCCGCCGGCCGGCGTCAACACCGACCTCGAGGAGACGCCGGGCGAGGTTCCGGCGACCATCCGCGAGCGCCTCGCGCGCCACCGGGAGAGTCCGACCTGCGCGAGCTGCCACGCGGTGATCGATCCGCTCGGCTTCGCGCTGGAGAACTTCGACGTGATCGGCGGCTGGCGCGACGTCGACGAGCAGGGACGGCCCATCGACAGCATGGGCACGACGACCGGCGGGGTCGCGCTCGACGGGTTGCCGGGCCTGCGCGCCCTGCTTCTCGACGATCCGGAGCAGTTCCCGCGGACGCTGACGGAGAAGCTCCTGTCCTACGCCCTCGGGCGGCGCCTGGAGCACTACGATCGGCCCGCCGTGCGGCAGATCGTGCGCGACGCGGCGGCGGCGGAGTATCGTTGGTCGGCGATCATCACGGGCATCGTGCGGAGCCCGCAGTTCACGATGCGGGCCGGGCCGGCGGCGACGGCGAACTAG
- a CDS encoding ankyrin repeat domain-containing protein — MAAFASALLLAPSGALAQAGESAPAETRVAVGDGGVIDAARAGDAARVRALLEAGADAGAAELDGSTALLWASHRDDRESVRLLIDAGADVSAANDLGATPVWAASENRSTAVVRMLLEAGADPNRELLSGETPIMVAARAGSTEVVRQLAAAGADLDRQGSRGQTALMWAAAQGHPDVVEALLGAGADLGVRSDVWTQVMAVPPHSRPEYNREIPHGGNTALLFAVRAGDLASARVLVEAGADVDDADAWGVGAVVLAAHGGHRELLEFLLENGADPNAAAAGFAALHDAVMRNDSRMVAALLAHGADPNQRLLTWTPTRRASRDHHYPPPLVGASPFWLAARFARIDLMRLLADHGADPHFVHEVDYIVDGRMQWQTERTTALMAAFGMGGRRARPWVPYGGAPTAELRTLEAVMLAVDLGIDVNAVDAAGRTVLDEAEALQYESVVEYLVEVGAEPGVN, encoded by the coding sequence GTGGCCGCGTTCGCCTCGGCGCTGTTGCTGGCCCCGTCAGGGGCGCTGGCACAGGCGGGTGAGTCGGCCCCGGCGGAGACTCGTGTCGCCGTCGGCGATGGGGGCGTGATCGATGCGGCCAGGGCGGGCGACGCCGCCCGCGTCCGGGCGTTGCTGGAAGCCGGCGCCGATGCGGGCGCGGCCGAGTTGGACGGCTCGACCGCACTGCTCTGGGCGAGCCACCGCGACGACCGCGAGAGCGTACGCCTCCTCATCGACGCCGGCGCCGATGTCAGCGCGGCGAACGATCTGGGTGCGACCCCGGTCTGGGCGGCCAGCGAGAACCGGAGCACCGCCGTGGTGCGGATGTTGCTGGAAGCGGGCGCCGACCCGAACCGCGAGCTCCTGAGCGGCGAGACGCCGATCATGGTGGCGGCCCGCGCCGGGAGCACCGAGGTGGTTCGGCAGCTCGCGGCCGCCGGCGCCGATCTCGACCGGCAGGGCTCGCGCGGACAGACGGCCCTGATGTGGGCTGCGGCACAGGGGCATCCCGACGTCGTCGAGGCGCTGCTCGGGGCCGGTGCGGACCTGGGCGTGCGCTCGGACGTCTGGACGCAGGTCATGGCGGTGCCCCCGCACAGCCGGCCGGAGTACAACCGCGAGATTCCCCACGGCGGCAACACCGCGCTGCTGTTCGCCGTCCGCGCCGGCGATCTGGCGTCTGCGCGCGTCCTGGTCGAGGCGGGAGCGGACGTCGACGACGCCGACGCCTGGGGGGTCGGTGCGGTCGTGCTGGCAGCCCACGGCGGCCACCGCGAGCTGTTGGAGTTCCTCCTCGAGAACGGTGCCGACCCGAACGCCGCCGCTGCGGGCTTCGCGGCGCTGCACGACGCGGTGATGCGCAACGACAGCCGGATGGTCGCGGCGCTCCTCGCACATGGAGCCGACCCCAACCAGCGCCTACTGACCTGGACGCCGACGCGGCGCGCGTCACGCGACCATCACTACCCGCCGCCGCTCGTCGGCGCCAGCCCCTTCTGGCTCGCCGCCCGGTTCGCGCGCATCGACCTGATGCGCCTGCTCGCGGATCACGGCGCCGACCCGCACTTCGTGCACGAGGTCGACTACATCGTCGACGGCCGCATGCAGTGGCAGACGGAGCGCACCACGGCCCTGATGGCTGCCTTCGGGATGGGCGGCCGCCGCGCCCGGCCCTGGGTGCCGTACGGCGGTGCTCCCACGGCGGAATTGCGAACCCTCGAAGCGGTCATGCTCGCCGTCGATCTCGGCATCGACGTCAACGCGGTCGACGCCGCCGGCCGCACC